The Pseudomonas kermanshahensis genome includes a window with the following:
- the rodA gene encoding rod shape-determining protein RodA, which translates to MRRRASFLQRIHIDGPLLVILLTLAAGSLFVLYSASGKNWDLLLKQATSFGIGLVSMFVIAQLEPRFMARWVPLAYVTGVLLLVVVDVMGHNAMGATRWINIPGVIRFQPSEFLKIIMPATIAWYLSKRTLPPHLKHVAISLVLIGVPFILIVRQPDLGTALLILASGAFVLFMGGLRWRWIVSVVAAAVPVAVAMWFFVMHDYQKQRVLTFLDPESDPLGTGWNIIQSKAAIGSGGVFGKGWLLGTQSHLDFLPESHTDFIIAVLGEEFGLVGICLLLIVYLLLIGRGLMITAQAQTLFGKLLAGSLTMTFFVYVFVNIGMVSGLLPVVGVPLPFISYGGTSLVTLLSAFGVLMSIHTHRKWIAQV; encoded by the coding sequence CGCCAGCTTCCTGCAGCGCATCCATATCGATGGCCCGTTGCTGGTCATCCTCCTGACCCTCGCGGCTGGCAGCCTGTTCGTGCTGTATTCGGCCAGTGGCAAGAACTGGGACCTGCTGCTCAAGCAGGCGACTTCGTTCGGCATCGGCCTGGTGTCGATGTTCGTCATCGCCCAGCTGGAGCCGCGGTTCATGGCGCGCTGGGTGCCATTGGCCTACGTCACCGGGGTGCTGTTGCTGGTGGTGGTGGACGTGATGGGCCACAACGCCATGGGCGCCACCCGGTGGATCAATATCCCCGGGGTGATTCGCTTCCAGCCCTCGGAATTTCTCAAGATCATCATGCCGGCGACCATCGCCTGGTACCTGTCCAAGCGCACCTTGCCGCCACACCTCAAGCATGTGGCGATCAGCCTGGTGCTGATCGGCGTGCCGTTCATCCTCATCGTTCGCCAGCCCGACCTGGGCACGGCGCTGTTGATTCTGGCCTCTGGTGCGTTCGTGCTGTTCATGGGTGGGCTGCGCTGGCGCTGGATTGTCAGTGTGGTAGCGGCGGCGGTGCCGGTGGCGGTGGCCATGTGGTTCTTCGTCATGCACGACTACCAAAAGCAGCGCGTGCTGACCTTCCTCGACCCGGAAAGCGACCCCTTGGGCACCGGCTGGAACATCATCCAGTCCAAGGCTGCGATCGGTTCGGGCGGGGTATTCGGTAAGGGCTGGCTGCTGGGCACCCAGTCGCACCTGGACTTTTTGCCCGAGAGCCACACCGACTTCATCATCGCCGTGCTCGGTGAGGAGTTCGGCCTGGTCGGCATCTGCCTGCTGCTGATCGTCTACCTGCTGCTGATTGGTCGCGGCCTGATGATCACGGCCCAGGCGCAGACCCTGTTCGGTAAGCTGCTAGCGGGCAGCTTGACGATGACCTTCTTTGTATACGTGTTCGTCAATATCGGTATGGTCAGCGGCCTTCTGCCCGTGGTGGGCGTGCCGCTGCCCTTCATCAGCTATGGCGGAACTTCGTTGGTGACGCTGCTGTCAGCGTTTGGCGTTCTGATGTCGATCCATACGCACCGCAAATGGATCGCACAGGTTTGA